A genomic segment from Candidatus Korarchaeum sp. encodes:
- a CDS encoding Hsp20/alpha crystallin family protein, with product MGDRKKTPYDDPFDRFIRDVMELLRKMDEDLSSFINGDISWDVSYGEEGEGVEISPEADTSSEGGRGLELEEQLVDVIELEDEILIVAEVPGISKEDISVRLKGKEITIKAGDLLRRIQLSIEPDSERVRATYRNGILEVRIPKR from the coding sequence GTGGGAGATAGGAAGAAGACCCCTTATGACGATCCCTTCGATCGCTTCATAAGGGACGTGATGGAGCTACTGAGGAAGATGGATGAGGATTTATCGAGTTTCATCAATGGCGATATATCTTGGGATGTGAGTTATGGTGAGGAGGGAGAGGGGGTCGAGATCTCCCCCGAGGCAGATACCTCATCAGAGGGGGGGAGGGGTTTGGAGTTAGAGGAGCAATTGGTTGATGTTATAGAACTGGAGGATGAGATCCTCATAGTCGCTGAAGTCCCCGGGATAAGTAAGGAGGACATCTCGGTCAGGTTGAAGGGGAAGGAGATAACTATAAAGGCGGGGGACCTCCTGAGGAGGATACAGCTATCGATAGAGCCCGACTCAGAGAGAGTGAGGGCTACTTATAGGAACGGGATCTTGGAAGTAAGGATACCTAAAAGGTAG
- a CDS encoding DEAD/DEAH box helicase, which yields MTRISSSDLLKYLGYEFEAYSEDEIRPKTVEVKFGDLFPKLYAYEGKSREIAEKKLYLHQMEALNSLEAGKNIVLISGTGSGKTEGWFFYTAKGKRTLALYPTLALANDQIRRLENYSRALGMSTQILDARRRELLESSQGAHAIREVVISSSLVITNPAFLLVDLKRLSRGYLLGFLRKLELLVLDELDFYGPREIALLLSMIKIISLISERNPQIAVLTATLGNPDDLASFLTSTNGRETSIIRGDPFRPRNDVYLILGKNLRSVWECLKAHETEILSSDVGEDVKNSLRDYKSFEREVYKLVEIARSLGIECPQPLMDPAEVISNYERDDGVTVVFTNSIRSAENLRKRLVNEFGLTKVASHHHLVPKDERERIEDAARSGELKILISPRTLSQGIDIGNIIRIVHLGLPDSLREFKQREGRKGRKDVGWTETVIFPLYRWDRELLSRGVDAMTKWLKLPLEITFVNPSNKYSILFEGLFKIVNPLMRDQLREEEIKLLTELGLISQGNLTERGKRVWEMINFYEFGPPYGFKRILREGGELRYLEDIGHCDLVERFQPGCIDYGNDSIVVDFRRKGRIITGVVEEPFNYGTIYSFDALAFMLEEYERIKAEWGERPDIVDDYYRGRVGSEVVCVVDPPVDGFGLRTKVPNRVYWRLSSSKVRPVNVGRSTILLRESRSLPVITQTGGVYRDYTYGISVELDPKEDLTWLRIGLATLMLVLRLSLGIHVDSLYYEVANLGEKKVMMVHEPESAGLIEKLDWLKVAKEVDLFEPDDLSEVMMMLIDEEAHYEFVMRGLDWDLAKRFARRAVDYILAKQMIPFALEGRSFMIPRPSRANKVLSLDFIGVNLTDSISIGFLGLYDGEDVETQVLIKEFFDSRGADLSPIEECVNEDFAVVSWDFDSLFKDLFSMNQRTLCYILQGLREEGRFLELKPLVEEFLGMSPVSLEEVARRIWGISSSIKDVLMEAKRSIGEIEERRGVNWERYTKYLREKAKNIIEERAKAIYLTFLALGRGERAQ from the coding sequence TTGACGAGGATCTCATCCTCCGATTTACTCAAATACTTAGGTTATGAGTTCGAGGCTTATTCCGAAGATGAGATAAGGCCGAAAACTGTTGAAGTGAAGTTCGGAGACCTTTTCCCAAAGTTATACGCTTACGAGGGGAAGAGTAGGGAGATAGCTGAGAAGAAGCTTTATCTACATCAGATGGAAGCTCTAAATTCCCTTGAAGCTGGGAAGAATATCGTATTGATTTCCGGGACTGGTAGTGGGAAGACAGAGGGGTGGTTCTTTTACACTGCTAAAGGGAAGAGGACTTTAGCTCTCTATCCAACTCTAGCTCTCGCTAATGATCAGATCAGGAGGTTAGAGAATTACTCTAGGGCCTTAGGTATGAGCACTCAGATCTTAGATGCTAGGAGGAGGGAGTTACTTGAATCATCGCAAGGAGCTCATGCTATCAGGGAAGTAGTTATCTCATCTAGCTTAGTGATAACTAATCCAGCTTTCTTACTGGTAGATCTCAAGAGGTTATCTAGAGGATACCTGTTGGGCTTCCTCAGGAAATTAGAGCTCCTCGTCTTAGATGAGTTAGACTTCTATGGGCCAAGGGAGATCGCTCTCCTCCTATCAATGATCAAGATAATATCTCTTATTTCAGAGAGGAATCCTCAAATAGCTGTACTTACTGCTACACTCGGGAATCCTGACGATCTAGCCTCTTTCCTCACTTCGACTAACGGGAGGGAGACCTCTATAATAAGGGGGGATCCGTTCAGGCCTAGGAACGATGTCTACCTCATACTGGGGAAGAACTTGAGGAGCGTATGGGAATGCCTCAAGGCTCATGAGACTGAGATCCTTTCGAGCGATGTGGGTGAGGATGTTAAGAACTCCCTGAGGGACTATAAGTCCTTCGAGAGGGAAGTGTATAAGCTAGTGGAGATAGCGAGATCTCTGGGTATAGAGTGCCCTCAGCCCTTAATGGATCCCGCTGAAGTCATATCCAATTATGAGAGGGATGATGGAGTGACTGTCGTATTCACGAACAGTATAAGGAGCGCTGAGAACCTGAGGAAGAGGTTAGTAAACGAGTTCGGTCTAACTAAGGTAGCTTCCCACCATCACTTAGTGCCTAAGGATGAGAGGGAGAGGATAGAGGATGCAGCGAGATCAGGGGAGCTCAAGATACTGATAAGCCCCAGGACTCTCTCACAAGGGATAGACATAGGAAACATCATAAGGATCGTCCATCTTGGACTCCCGGATAGCTTGAGGGAGTTCAAACAGAGGGAGGGGAGGAAGGGTAGGAAGGATGTCGGATGGACAGAGACAGTGATATTCCCATTATACAGATGGGATAGAGAGCTCCTCTCAAGAGGAGTAGATGCTATGACTAAGTGGCTCAAACTACCGCTCGAGATAACTTTCGTGAATCCATCTAACAAGTACTCCATCCTCTTCGAGGGCTTGTTCAAGATTGTAAATCCCCTGATGAGGGATCAATTGAGGGAGGAAGAGATCAAATTGCTCACGGAATTGGGGCTGATTTCACAGGGTAATTTGACGGAAAGGGGAAAGAGAGTGTGGGAGATGATAAACTTCTATGAGTTCGGCCCTCCCTATGGCTTCAAGAGGATCTTAAGGGAGGGCGGTGAGCTCAGGTACTTAGAGGATATAGGTCATTGCGATCTAGTCGAGAGGTTTCAACCGGGTTGTATAGATTATGGGAATGACTCTATCGTTGTTGATTTCAGGAGGAAGGGTAGGATAATAACTGGGGTCGTCGAGGAGCCCTTCAATTACGGGACCATATATTCATTCGATGCCCTAGCATTCATGTTGGAGGAGTACGAGAGGATAAAGGCGGAGTGGGGTGAGAGGCCTGATATAGTAGATGATTACTACAGGGGGAGGGTGGGGTCCGAGGTAGTTTGCGTGGTCGATCCCCCAGTAGATGGATTCGGTCTCAGGACTAAAGTACCGAATAGGGTCTATTGGAGGCTCAGTTCATCTAAAGTGAGGCCTGTGAACGTAGGGAGGAGCACGATATTGCTCAGGGAGAGCAGGTCCCTCCCTGTGATAACTCAAACGGGGGGAGTTTACAGGGATTATACTTACGGTATATCGGTAGAATTGGATCCCAAGGAGGACCTGACTTGGCTCAGGATAGGATTGGCCACTCTCATGCTCGTCTTGAGGCTCTCCCTAGGCATACACGTAGACTCCCTCTATTACGAAGTGGCCAATTTAGGTGAGAAGAAAGTCATGATGGTACATGAACCGGAATCCGCTGGTTTGATAGAGAAGTTGGATTGGCTCAAAGTCGCTAAGGAGGTAGATCTCTTCGAACCAGATGACCTATCTGAGGTAATGATGATGCTGATAGATGAGGAAGCCCATTATGAGTTCGTGATGAGGGGTCTCGATTGGGACCTAGCGAAGAGGTTCGCTAGGAGAGCTGTAGATTACATCTTAGCTAAGCAGATGATCCCCTTCGCTCTAGAAGGGAGGAGTTTCATGATCCCAAGGCCTTCTAGGGCTAATAAAGTGCTCTCATTAGATTTCATCGGGGTAAACTTGACGGATTCAATATCCATCGGGTTCCTAGGGCTCTACGATGGGGAGGACGTAGAGACTCAGGTATTGATCAAGGAGTTCTTCGATTCTAGGGGGGCGGACCTCTCGCCCATCGAGGAGTGCGTTAACGAGGACTTCGCTGTAGTAAGCTGGGACTTCGACTCCCTATTCAAGGACTTATTCTCGATGAATCAGAGGACCCTCTGCTATATACTTCAGGGCTTGAGGGAGGAGGGAAGGTTCCTCGAGCTCAAGCCCTTAGTCGAGGAATTCCTCGGAATGAGCCCTGTATCTCTGGAGGAAGTAGCTAGGAGGATCTGGGGGATAAGTAGTTCAATAAAGGACGTATTGATGGAAGCTAAGAGATCTATTGGAGAAATAGAGGAGAGGAGAGGGGTGAATTGGGAGAGGTATACAAAGTATCTGAGAGAAAAAGCGAAAAATATTATTGAGGAGAGAGCTAAAGCTATCTACCTAACTTTCCTCGCTCTGGGTCGAGGGGAGAGGGCTCAGTAG
- a CDS encoding methionine adenosyltransferase, giving the protein MTSLKVFPSYRPPVDEQPIEIVERKGIGHPDTIADGIMERVSLELNREYLRKFGGLLHYNADKSLLAAGVTEPAFGGGRVIEPMLIVFGDRATTSFGGESIDLEEIVKRAAKSWIKENLRFVDPERHVRYQVEMKQGSAELTDIFKRGSKVMGANDTSAAVGYAPLSRTERVVLDVERFLNSKEFKKDFEETGEDVKVMGSRYNNKLDLTIALAFVDRFISSEDEYFRRKEEVLERVNSFLREKYSDAFDSIEVHLNTLDVRGRGVGGVYLTVLGTSAEGGDSGQVGRGNGVNGVISLMRPRSSEAAAGKNPVSHVGKIYNAYAYEMAKEIIEEVPSIKEAYVWLLSRIGWPINEPTLIAAEVHTESNFEDIKKQVEEVLLRGISRIDRFVEKLIDGEVPVY; this is encoded by the coding sequence ATGACCTCATTGAAGGTTTTCCCTTCTTACAGACCTCCCGTCGATGAACAACCTATAGAGATAGTTGAGAGGAAGGGTATCGGTCATCCCGACACGATAGCGGACGGAATAATGGAGAGAGTCTCCTTAGAGTTGAATAGGGAGTACTTGAGGAAATTCGGGGGGTTATTACATTACAATGCGGATAAATCCCTACTAGCAGCCGGGGTCACGGAACCAGCTTTCGGTGGCGGGAGAGTAATAGAACCTATGCTGATCGTTTTCGGGGATAGAGCTACTACTTCATTCGGAGGGGAATCTATAGATCTTGAGGAGATAGTGAAGAGAGCGGCGAAGTCTTGGATAAAGGAGAACTTGAGGTTCGTGGATCCTGAGCGTCATGTGAGGTATCAAGTTGAGATGAAGCAGGGGAGCGCTGAGTTGACTGATATATTCAAGAGGGGTAGTAAGGTAATGGGAGCTAATGACACATCGGCTGCCGTCGGTTATGCACCCCTCTCTAGGACGGAGAGAGTCGTCTTAGATGTAGAAAGGTTCCTGAATTCTAAGGAGTTTAAGAAGGATTTCGAGGAGACGGGAGAAGATGTTAAAGTGATGGGGAGCAGGTACAATAATAAGTTAGACCTCACTATAGCTTTAGCATTCGTCGATAGGTTCATATCTAGCGAGGATGAGTATTTCAGGAGGAAGGAGGAAGTTTTAGAGAGGGTAAATTCCTTCCTGAGGGAGAAGTACAGTGATGCTTTCGACTCCATAGAGGTCCACTTGAACACACTGGACGTCAGGGGCAGGGGAGTTGGAGGTGTCTACTTGACCGTCTTAGGCACCTCGGCTGAAGGAGGCGACTCAGGTCAAGTAGGGAGAGGGAATGGTGTTAATGGAGTGATATCCTTGATGAGACCCAGGAGCTCGGAAGCCGCAGCTGGAAAGAACCCGGTGAGCCACGTTGGGAAGATATACAATGCTTACGCATATGAGATGGCAAAAGAGATAATAGAGGAAGTCCCATCTATAAAGGAGGCTTATGTCTGGCTCCTCAGCAGGATAGGTTGGCCTATCAATGAACCGACTTTGATAGCCGCTGAAGTACATACTGAATCGAACTTCGAGGACATAAAGAAGCAAGTGGAAGAGGTGCTATTGAGGGGGATATCCAGGATAGATCGGTTCGTTGAGAAGCTGATAGACGGGGAGGTCCCGGTCTACTGA
- a CDS encoding TIGR04084 family radical SAM/SPASM domain-containing protein has product MILIVTTTGKCNMKCSYCGGSFDPRLVPWSEEYRLEDLIATIMRTGCDVAFYGGEPLLNPELIMDVVDSLKSRGWRGRLVIQTNGTLFENLPLSYWLSFDSVLLSVDGRPEVNDEGRGRGNYERVIGAAKNLRKYGFSGDLIARMTAWERTDIYEDVTHLLGLGIFDHIHWQLDVIWSERWDFREWSERSYLPGIRKLVSLWLEEMRKGRVLGIAPFLGIMRAELFGDLPSPPCGAGSESFTLLPNGKVLACPIAVDSSWAVLGKLDNWIRGIEIGEPCKSCDYFKYCRGRCLYAYMERLWGEEGFEEVCYVTKEMIKIVLERVGEIRSLISERVISAEDLYYPRYNNTVEIVP; this is encoded by the coding sequence TTGATCCTGATAGTGACCACCACTGGGAAATGCAACATGAAATGCTCGTACTGCGGTGGCAGCTTCGATCCGAGGCTCGTACCTTGGTCGGAGGAGTATCGACTGGAGGACCTCATCGCTACTATAATGAGGACTGGGTGCGATGTAGCCTTCTACGGAGGGGAACCCCTCCTCAATCCTGAGCTGATAATGGATGTGGTGGATTCCTTGAAGTCGAGGGGTTGGAGGGGTAGGCTCGTAATACAGACCAACGGTACTCTCTTTGAGAACTTACCCTTGAGCTACTGGTTATCCTTCGACTCCGTGCTCCTCTCCGTGGATGGGAGGCCGGAAGTGAACGATGAGGGCAGGGGGAGGGGGAATTATGAGAGGGTCATAGGGGCAGCGAAGAATCTGAGAAAATATGGATTCTCTGGAGATCTGATAGCTAGAATGACCGCTTGGGAGAGGACAGATATATATGAGGATGTGACCCATCTCTTGGGCTTGGGGATATTCGATCACATCCACTGGCAGCTCGACGTCATATGGTCTGAGAGATGGGATTTCAGGGAGTGGTCAGAACGCTCTTATCTACCGGGAATCAGGAAACTAGTTTCCCTATGGTTGGAGGAGATGAGGAAAGGGAGGGTTCTGGGGATAGCCCCCTTCTTGGGTATAATGAGGGCTGAGTTATTCGGGGACCTACCTTCCCCTCCCTGCGGGGCCGGTAGCGAGAGTTTCACACTACTGCCGAACGGTAAGGTCTTAGCATGCCCTATAGCTGTTGATTCTAGTTGGGCAGTCCTCGGGAAGCTAGATAATTGGATCAGGGGGATTGAGATAGGTGAGCCCTGTAAGAGCTGCGATTACTTCAAATACTGCAGGGGTAGGTGCCTCTACGCTTACATGGAACGCTTATGGGGGGAGGAGGGGTTCGAGGAGGTCTGCTATGTGACTAAGGAAATGATAAAGATAGTTTTAGAGCGTGTGGGAGAGATAAGATCTCTGATCAGTGAGAGGGTCATATCCGCTGAGGACCTTTATTATCCCAGGTATAATAACACAGTGGAGATAGTCCCTTAG
- a CDS encoding winged helix-turn-helix domain-containing protein, producing the protein MDWEDLLIEAVKSKTRVRILKYILEVGGANISRISRELGISYTSAERNLEALSRAGILEEVRLGRVRVYKIGEGESIIKLIKCLIGRD; encoded by the coding sequence TTGGATTGGGAGGACTTGTTAATCGAAGCTGTGAAGAGCAAGACTAGGGTCAGGATATTGAAGTACATCCTAGAGGTGGGAGGGGCCAACATAAGCAGGATATCCAGGGAATTGGGGATATCTTACACGAGCGCTGAGAGGAACTTGGAGGCCTTGAGCAGGGCCGGTATATTGGAAGAAGTGAGACTGGGGAGAGTGAGAGTGTACAAGATAGGGGAGGGAGAGAGTATTATCAAGTTAATAAAGTGCTTGATTGGGAGGGATTAA
- a CDS encoding PKD domain-containing protein, which produces MKATKMLVSTSVALILLMTISASAGTGCPAVAPSLPPPKIVSLSYIVRGTTVYFTAVAAFEKTENAENMPSEWIWDFGDGQTLRETGGYKINETRKGAYIIVYYGMDVTHTYKDYRQYTVKVSVKGTWGGSEAVYTATIAITKSNYPPIVELKDVYPNPAQPNEKVTFVAEASDPDGRVTTFYWDFGDGNKQQGANLTKVTHAYSREGTYTVTVKVADDKGAVSNETSVKVYVKSRMTETRPPNRAPIITSVTFSPQDPDPGATISFRASAYDPDGDPITYTWDFGDGTVRKGDAEIKYTYPKEGAYTVKVKAIDSKGLESSYYTVSVSVRGNKPPQASIISIKTLDNVTFLFQGMGVDPDGKVVAYEWNMGDGKIFTGELKGNSIPHDYLNYTYSKSGNYTVSFRVKDDKGAWSNWVSKRITVKIPEISSASLSWIGLDNLWVSIGIGAFIVILASYLAVRDSNRNSFIERANNRKVIVRKDLNKRRQGTHGKYYRDYRTYVRRGSKKSPWN; this is translated from the coding sequence ATGAAAGCAACGAAAATGTTAGTTTCCACGAGCGTAGCATTAATTCTGCTCATGACGATAAGCGCTTCGGCAGGTACCGGATGCCCAGCAGTCGCACCCTCACTACCTCCACCTAAGATAGTCAGCCTATCGTATATAGTTAGGGGGACTACCGTCTACTTCACTGCCGTGGCAGCTTTCGAGAAAACTGAAAACGCAGAAAATATGCCAAGCGAGTGGATTTGGGATTTCGGTGATGGGCAGACTCTCAGAGAAACGGGCGGTTATAAGATAAATGAGACACGAAAGGGAGCCTATATTATAGTCTATTATGGTATGGATGTTACTCATACCTACAAGGATTACAGGCAGTATACGGTTAAAGTGAGCGTGAAGGGTACTTGGGGGGGATCAGAAGCCGTTTACACTGCTACGATAGCAATCACAAAATCGAATTACCCGCCCATAGTTGAGCTTAAGGATGTTTATCCAAATCCCGCGCAACCGAATGAAAAGGTTACATTCGTAGCTGAGGCTTCTGATCCCGATGGCCGCGTGACTACCTTCTACTGGGATTTCGGTGATGGCAATAAGCAGCAGGGGGCTAACTTAACTAAGGTAACTCACGCTTACTCGAGAGAAGGCACTTACACCGTCACTGTGAAAGTCGCTGATGATAAGGGGGCTGTATCGAATGAGACATCCGTCAAGGTTTACGTTAAGTCTAGGATGACTGAGACGAGGCCCCCGAATAGGGCACCGATCATAACTTCGGTAACGTTCAGCCCGCAGGATCCGGACCCTGGGGCTACTATATCATTCAGGGCATCCGCTTACGATCCCGATGGTGATCCGATAACATACACTTGGGACTTCGGCGATGGTACTGTGAGGAAGGGAGATGCTGAGATAAAGTATACCTATCCGAAGGAAGGCGCTTACACAGTTAAGGTGAAGGCGATAGATTCGAAGGGACTCGAGTCCTCCTATTATACTGTCAGTGTCTCTGTGAGGGGCAATAAGCCACCTCAGGCCTCCATAATTTCTATAAAGACGCTAGATAACGTCACATTCCTATTCCAAGGGATGGGCGTCGATCCCGATGGCAAAGTAGTTGCATATGAGTGGAATATGGGTGACGGGAAGATATTCACAGGGGAGCTCAAGGGGAACTCCATACCCCACGATTACCTCAATTACACATACTCGAAGAGTGGGAATTATACCGTGAGCTTCAGGGTTAAGGATGATAAGGGGGCTTGGTCGAACTGGGTGAGCAAGAGGATAACTGTCAAGATACCTGAGATATCTTCGGCCTCCTTATCTTGGATAGGTCTGGACAACCTATGGGTGAGCATAGGGATAGGTGCATTCATCGTGATCTTAGCGAGTTATCTAGCTGTGAGAGATTCCAATAGGAACAGCTTCATTGAGAGAGCTAACAATAGGAAGGTCATCGTGAGGAAGGATCTGAATAAGAGGAGACAGGGAACTCATGGGAAGTACTACAGGGATTACAGGACTTACGTGAGGAGGGGATCTAAGAAATCCCCATGGAACTAA
- a CDS encoding Mrp/NBP35 family ATP-binding protein encodes MKSEGSTQSKELESLKYVKRKIAVMSGKGGVGKTTVSVNIAAELAKRGYSVGIMDTDLTGPNVPRAIGLLGSQVYIEENKLIPVEGPLGIKVISLGFMIEDEDAVIWRGPLKAKAIRELVESTDWGDLDFLVIDLPPGTGDEPLSVMQLIPLDGIVIVTTPQKIALMDVRRAIRMAKAMNVRVLGLIENMSYFLCGSEKIKIFGEGGGRKLAEEEGVPFLGEIPIDPEVVELTDEGKPIVMEDPESPVAKAFSEIVDKVLAQIR; translated from the coding sequence GTGAAGAGTGAGGGATCGACGCAATCTAAAGAACTGGAGAGCCTGAAATATGTCAAGAGGAAGATAGCTGTGATGAGCGGAAAGGGAGGAGTCGGTAAGACCACTGTCTCCGTGAACATAGCAGCTGAGCTCGCTAAGAGGGGTTATTCCGTCGGCATAATGGATACGGACCTCACGGGACCTAACGTCCCCAGGGCCATCGGTCTACTGGGCTCCCAAGTATATATCGAGGAGAATAAGCTAATCCCTGTAGAAGGCCCCTTAGGGATAAAAGTCATCTCACTCGGCTTCATGATAGAGGATGAAGACGCTGTCATATGGAGAGGACCTCTCAAGGCCAAAGCGATACGGGAATTAGTGGAAAGTACGGATTGGGGGGACTTAGATTTCCTGGTAATAGACCTCCCGCCTGGGACAGGGGATGAACCATTGAGTGTGATGCAACTCATCCCTCTCGATGGCATCGTTATAGTGACTACTCCTCAGAAGATCGCCCTGATGGATGTCAGGAGGGCGATAAGGATGGCTAAGGCTATGAACGTAAGGGTCCTCGGTCTAATAGAGAACATGAGCTACTTCTTGTGCGGTAGTGAGAAGATCAAGATATTCGGGGAGGGTGGCGGCAGGAAGCTCGCGGAAGAGGAGGGGGTCCCTTTCCTCGGTGAGATTCCGATAGATCCGGAAGTAGTTGAGCTAACTGATGAGGGTAAGCCCATAGTGATGGAGGATCCCGAGAGCCCTGTAGCTAAGGCATTCAGCGAAATAGTTGATAAGGTGCTCGCTCAGATTCGATGA
- a CDS encoding serine/threonine protein kinase: MNRGSLGKVDKYTLIRMLGEGGFSKVFLARRERELVVLKLPKDDELSRYLLAEEAEILEEVSKPVPHENIVGFIEWIPDAPALVEEYVPGPTLREAFSGRIATQGDAIRVALGCLSALERIHSLGIAHGDIKPDNIILPKPLHPVLIDMGVARKFGSKSLAATLGWSAPEFLKGEVSPESDIYSVGALLLFMLTGRDPPEDPSSVKIPSNISDNLKYVLERSLNPEPWGRFGSASEMSLALMGRRIPQGEGPRLVIQGKVINLTSKITIGRVKRQGGTGNADVCLQEIGNKRLLPPGPPLGWVEISKVGGEFWISDMGAPGGVWIQEGMSWKRVMDYPLKHGQLISIGLRVKGRMALPYVLGRFYSR, encoded by the coding sequence ATGAATAGGGGATCCTTAGGGAAAGTAGATAAATACACTCTGATAAGGATGCTGGGAGAGGGTGGATTCTCGAAGGTATTCTTAGCGAGGAGGGAAAGGGAGCTCGTGGTACTGAAGCTCCCAAAGGATGATGAGCTATCGAGGTACCTCCTAGCTGAGGAAGCTGAGATACTGGAGGAAGTCTCAAAGCCTGTACCTCACGAGAACATCGTCGGATTCATAGAGTGGATTCCTGATGCTCCAGCTCTAGTTGAGGAGTACGTCCCCGGTCCTACGTTGAGGGAAGCATTCTCAGGGAGGATTGCGACACAGGGAGATGCTATTAGAGTCGCTTTGGGATGCCTCTCCGCTCTAGAGAGGATACATTCGTTGGGGATCGCTCATGGAGATATTAAGCCGGATAACATAATACTCCCCAAGCCGTTACATCCAGTCCTAATCGATATGGGAGTCGCTAGGAAGTTCGGGAGTAAATCTCTAGCCGCTACATTGGGATGGAGCGCACCTGAGTTCCTAAAGGGGGAAGTCTCCCCGGAGTCCGATATATATTCAGTTGGAGCACTCCTCCTCTTCATGTTAACAGGCAGAGATCCCCCTGAGGATCCTTCATCCGTAAAGATACCAAGTAATATCTCCGATAACCTCAAGTACGTCTTGGAGAGATCCCTCAATCCGGAGCCATGGGGGAGATTCGGGAGCGCTAGCGAGATGTCCTTAGCCCTCATGGGGAGGAGGATACCCCAGGGGGAGGGGCCGAGGCTCGTTATCCAAGGTAAAGTAATAAATTTGACCTCAAAGATAACGATAGGGAGGGTAAAGAGGCAGGGAGGCACTGGAAATGCCGATGTCTGCCTACAGGAGATAGGGAACAAGAGGCTCTTACCCCCCGGCCCCCCTCTCGGGTGGGTTGAGATATCTAAGGTAGGTGGGGAGTTCTGGATAAGCGATATGGGTGCACCTGGGGGAGTCTGGATTCAGGAGGGGATGAGCTGGAAGAGGGTGATGGATTATCCCCTCAAGCACGGCCAACTGATATCTATAGGGCTCAGAGTCAAGGGAAGGATGGCCCTCCCCTATGTCTTAGGTAGATTTTACTCACGCTGA
- a CDS encoding FHA domain-containing protein produces MSELTQGLRKLRLSMIPMLLSGISLALAHSPQVLPNEYSIPVLIASAFLCIVSLASFTMGISRICESLGEIFCKLRRLFKYLTPALLIFTSISIFYGIGGPIGIEGLVSKPPLLIAALFFIILLLLMAYSFIKLSSLLGSRSMMLGPLMIIPSPFAAITGYDTGVIIGSALGIIGSLIIMLSLTRLMRAEIEVLEAEEAPQEYEEPEEVSRLEEIPERPLEAPRREPVEAPRREEVYERARVKAEEKRARLLGPNGLTIDLELGVRVFGRRDFVGYVPEEDLDYISRRHFEIKGTKEGYFIRDLGSLNGTWVNGNKIGREFVKLVNGAVIDVAEVARLRFSYESEDLGVPEI; encoded by the coding sequence ATGAGCGAGCTCACCCAAGGGTTGAGGAAGCTGAGGCTCTCAATGATACCAATGCTCCTCTCTGGAATCTCCCTAGCTTTAGCTCACTCCCCCCAAGTACTACCGAATGAGTACTCAATACCAGTACTAATAGCTTCAGCTTTCCTCTGCATAGTATCGTTAGCTTCTTTCACTATGGGGATAAGTAGAATATGTGAATCATTGGGGGAGATCTTCTGCAAGTTGAGGAGGCTCTTCAAATACTTGACGCCCGCTCTCCTGATCTTCACTTCTATCTCGATCTTCTACGGGATAGGAGGCCCTATTGGAATAGAAGGGCTGGTATCAAAACCACCCCTACTAATAGCGGCGTTATTCTTCATAATCCTCCTCCTATTGATGGCATACTCATTCATCAAGCTCAGCTCATTGTTAGGCTCGAGGTCCATGATGCTCGGACCTCTGATGATAATACCGTCTCCCTTCGCAGCTATAACTGGCTATGATACCGGAGTGATCATAGGATCTGCGTTGGGAATAATAGGATCGCTGATAATCATGCTCTCCCTGACTAGACTCATGAGGGCTGAGATAGAAGTTTTAGAGGCTGAGGAGGCTCCGCAGGAATATGAGGAGCCAGAGGAAGTCTCGAGGTTAGAGGAAATCCCGGAGAGGCCATTAGAGGCCCCTAGGAGGGAGCCAGTGGAAGCTCCCAGGAGGGAGGAGGTATACGAGAGGGCCCGTGTGAAGGCTGAGGAGAAGAGAGCCAGATTATTGGGACCGAATGGATTGACAATAGACCTCGAGCTCGGCGTCAGAGTCTTCGGTAGGAGGGATTTCGTGGGCTACGTCCCGGAGGAGGATCTGGACTACATATCGAGGAGGCACTTCGAGATCAAGGGGACGAAGGAGGGATACTTCATAAGGGATCTGGGGAGCTTAAATGGGACTTGGGTTAACGGGAACAAGATAGGGAGGGAATTCGTTAAGCTAGTCAACGGAGCTGTCATAGATGTCGCTGAGGTAGCTAGGCTCAGGTTCTCATACGAGTCGGAGGACCTGGGTGTGCCCGAGATATGA